From Pseudonocardia autotrophica, one genomic window encodes:
- a CDS encoding PadR family transcriptional regulator, with product MRLSTTSYLVLGMIALRGPSTPYDLKRSVSRSVGYFWHFPHAQLYSEPDRLAEAGLLALDTEDTGRRRKTYSLTGPGRTALQEWLAAPTPQHFEMRDVAELKLFFNEAGSPGDVDKLAREQIRQHEERIAVYEAMVERHGGDEWAEPRMITLELGLEMEHSALRFWSALADGDLDRLRRERAERDPRRRP from the coding sequence ATGCGACTGTCGACGACGTCGTACCTGGTCCTGGGCATGATCGCGTTGCGCGGACCGTCCACGCCGTACGACCTCAAGCGGTCGGTGAGCCGATCGGTCGGCTACTTCTGGCACTTCCCGCACGCGCAGCTGTACTCGGAGCCGGACCGGCTCGCCGAGGCCGGGCTGCTGGCCCTCGACACCGAGGACACCGGCCGTCGCCGCAAGACGTACTCGCTCACCGGGCCCGGGCGGACCGCGCTGCAGGAGTGGCTGGCCGCCCCGACGCCGCAGCACTTCGAGATGCGCGACGTGGCCGAGCTCAAGCTGTTCTTCAACGAGGCGGGCTCACCCGGCGACGTCGACAAGCTGGCCCGGGAGCAGATCCGCCAGCACGAGGAGCGGATCGCGGTCTACGAGGCGATGGTCGAGCGGCACGGCGGGGACGAATGGGCCGAGCCGCGCATGATCACCCTCGAACTGGGGCTGGAGATGGAGCACTCGGCGCTGCGGTTCTGGTCCGCGCTGGCCGACGGTGACCTGGACCGCCTGCGCCGCGAGCGGGCCGAGCGCGATCCCCGCCGCCGCCCCTGA
- the trmB gene encoding tRNA (guanosine(46)-N7)-methyltransferase TrmB — protein MPEPALAPDAPHDTRIRSYVHQRVRLSEGQESAWRRLWPVLGGEVADVLPEPDRYWDPHATFGRTAPLVLEIGSGMGETTAALAVAEPGIDHLAVEVYEPGLAQLLMRVDQLGLANQRVLRGDAVELLERAVAPRSLNGIRIYFPDPWPKRRHHKRRLVQPDFVRLAVSRLIPGGLLHLATDWPHYAEQMRRVVAAEPALRPDGAFPPGPDGWQERPEWRPTTKFEERARIEGRPVRDLLYVAHHGNAPSDTRRVTD, from the coding sequence GTGCCTGAGCCGGCCCTCGCCCCGGACGCACCGCACGACACCCGGATCCGCTCCTACGTCCACCAGCGTGTCCGGCTCTCCGAGGGCCAGGAGTCCGCGTGGCGGCGGCTGTGGCCGGTGCTCGGCGGTGAGGTGGCCGACGTGCTCCCCGAACCGGACCGGTACTGGGATCCGCACGCCACGTTCGGCCGGACGGCCCCGCTGGTGCTCGAGATCGGGTCCGGCATGGGGGAGACGACGGCCGCGCTCGCCGTGGCCGAGCCGGGGATCGACCACCTGGCCGTCGAGGTCTACGAACCCGGTCTCGCCCAGCTGCTGATGCGGGTGGACCAGCTCGGCCTGGCCAACCAGCGGGTGCTGCGTGGCGACGCCGTCGAGCTGCTGGAGCGCGCCGTCGCACCCCGATCGCTGAACGGTATCCGGATCTACTTCCCGGATCCGTGGCCGAAGCGGCGGCACCACAAGCGGCGGCTGGTACAGCCGGACTTCGTCCGGCTGGCCGTGTCCCGGCTGATCCCCGGCGGCCTCCTGCACCTGGCGACCGACTGGCCGCACTACGCCGAGCAGATGCGCAGAGTGGTCGCCGCGGAGCCTGCCCTTCGGCCGGACGGCGCCTTCCCACCAGGGCCGGACGGCTGGCAGGAGCGGCCCGAATGGCGTCCCACCACGAAGTTCGAGGAACGTGCCCGCATCGAGGGACGCCCGGTACGAGACCTGTTGTACGTCGCTCACCACGGAAACGCCCCCAGTGACACACGGAGAGTCACCGACTAG
- a CDS encoding LysR family transcriptional regulator, whose translation MELRQLSYFECLYRERNVTRAAARLNIVQSALSMQIAKLENELGQALFERNRRGVTPTAAGEQAYRLFAPLLEQLTTARDAIAGNGTPVTGAIRIGLVASATNEALADTVARFAVAHPQVSIHATYGFSAELVEQVRSGALDCAVINQNFVQDDLDCQDILDEELLVATGAHVELDVPVPVPLPALAGLDLVLPSRRHGLRMVLDDALRAHAVAVHPRLEVDDLSVMTSLVARSGRVTVLPASIVEPRLRDGTLRAYPIARPGLSRRMLCVRLPDRPRSDAVALFVDGLATRLETLARSSVRLTDPDQENDHDS comes from the coding sequence GTGGAGCTGCGGCAGCTGTCCTACTTCGAGTGCCTGTACCGGGAGCGCAACGTCACCCGCGCCGCCGCCCGGCTCAACATCGTCCAGTCGGCGCTGTCCATGCAGATCGCCAAGCTGGAGAACGAGCTCGGCCAGGCGCTGTTCGAACGCAACCGGCGCGGGGTGACCCCGACGGCGGCGGGTGAGCAGGCCTACCGGCTCTTCGCGCCGCTGCTGGAGCAGCTCACCACGGCCCGGGACGCGATCGCCGGGAACGGGACCCCGGTCACCGGGGCGATCAGGATCGGCCTGGTCGCCTCGGCGACCAACGAGGCGCTGGCCGACACGGTCGCCCGCTTCGCGGTGGCTCACCCGCAGGTGAGCATCCACGCCACCTACGGGTTCAGCGCCGAGCTCGTCGAACAGGTCCGCTCCGGCGCCCTGGACTGCGCGGTGATCAACCAGAACTTCGTGCAGGACGACCTGGACTGCCAGGACATCCTGGACGAGGAGCTGCTGGTCGCCACCGGTGCGCACGTCGAGCTCGACGTCCCGGTGCCGGTCCCGCTCCCGGCGCTGGCCGGGCTGGACCTGGTTCTCCCGTCGCGCCGGCACGGACTGCGGATGGTGCTCGACGACGCACTGCGGGCGCACGCCGTCGCGGTGCACCCGCGCCTCGAGGTCGACGACCTCTCGGTGATGACCTCGTTGGTGGCCCGCAGCGGGCGGGTGACCGTGCTGCCGGCGAGCATCGTCGAGCCCCGGCTGCGCGACGGCACCCTGCGCGCCTACCCGATCGCCCGCCCCGGGCTGTCCCGCCGGATGCTCTGCGTCCGGCTGCCGGATCGGCCCCGCTCCGATGCCGTGGCGCTGTTCGTCGACGGCCTGGCCACCCGGCTGGAAACGCTGGCCCGCTCGTCGGTCCGGCTCACCGACCCCGACCAGGAGAACGACCATGATTCCTGA
- a CDS encoding MFS transporter, translating into MSRPEVTANPDTRPGPRAWLALAVLVIPTLLVSIDNTVLGVALPELSAALSPDASTLLWVVDIYPLVLAGLLVTMGTLGDRIGRRRLLMIGVAGFGAVSLAAGFATSAGQLVAARALLGVFGAMLMPSTLALLRTVFVDRAQRRLALAVWATGFAAGAALGPIVGGLLLEHFWWGSIFVMSVPPMALLLVVAPVLLPESREPAPGRLDLVGVLLSLLAMGPLVLAVKLIGSSGFGPGAVASVLVGTGAAVAFVLHYRRRVRGGLDPLIDLELFARPVLRYSALANATTMFGLTGLLFFAAQYLQLVLGASPLQAGLLLLPSFLVTIVAGLAAARLARRFALHQLVSVGLALVLAGFGISLFLQVDSAVLLLMTAAVLIGAGIGLSETVTNDAILAAAPPEKAGAASAVSETAYEVGAVFGTAVVGGVLSAVYRSTVVLPDGAPAAAGETLGSAVDAARGLPAGPAAELLDSGRDAFVAGVDLAAGVAAAIVAVVLVTAGLGLRRAHRAVLAAGASGLPEPALQRSGH; encoded by the coding sequence ATGTCACGGCCCGAGGTCACCGCGAACCCGGACACCCGCCCCGGACCGCGTGCCTGGCTCGCGCTGGCCGTCCTGGTGATCCCGACCCTGCTGGTGTCGATCGACAACACGGTGCTCGGTGTGGCACTGCCCGAACTCAGCGCCGCGCTGAGTCCGGACGCGTCGACCCTGCTGTGGGTCGTCGACATCTACCCGCTGGTGCTGGCCGGGCTGCTGGTCACGATGGGCACCCTGGGCGACCGGATCGGCCGCCGCCGGCTGCTGATGATCGGTGTGGCCGGCTTCGGTGCCGTCTCGCTGGCCGCCGGGTTCGCGACGTCGGCCGGGCAGCTGGTCGCCGCCCGCGCGCTGCTCGGTGTCTTCGGCGCGATGCTGATGCCCTCGACGCTGGCGTTGCTGCGCACGGTGTTCGTCGACCGGGCGCAGCGCCGTCTGGCGCTGGCGGTGTGGGCGACCGGGTTCGCAGCGGGTGCCGCGCTCGGACCGATCGTCGGCGGCCTGCTGCTCGAGCACTTCTGGTGGGGATCGATCTTCGTGATGAGCGTGCCGCCGATGGCGCTGCTGCTCGTCGTCGCGCCGGTGCTGCTGCCGGAGTCGCGGGAGCCGGCACCGGGGCGGCTCGACCTGGTCGGCGTGCTGCTGTCGCTGCTGGCGATGGGCCCGCTGGTGCTGGCCGTGAAGCTGATCGGCTCCTCCGGGTTCGGCCCGGGCGCGGTGGCGTCGGTGCTGGTCGGCACCGGGGCGGCCGTCGCGTTCGTGCTGCACTACCGGCGGCGCGTCCGGGGCGGTCTCGATCCGCTGATCGACCTGGAGCTGTTCGCCCGCCCGGTGCTCCGCTACAGCGCGCTGGCCAACGCGACGACCATGTTCGGCCTGACCGGGCTGCTGTTCTTCGCCGCGCAGTACCTGCAGCTGGTGCTCGGCGCGTCGCCGTTGCAGGCCGGCCTGCTCCTGTTGCCCAGCTTCCTGGTGACGATCGTGGCCGGGCTCGCCGCGGCGCGGCTGGCCCGCCGGTTCGCGCTGCACCAGCTCGTGTCGGTGGGTCTGGCCCTGGTGCTCGCCGGGTTCGGGATCAGCCTGTTCCTGCAGGTCGACTCGGCGGTGCTGCTGCTGATGACCGCGGCGGTGCTGATCGGTGCCGGGATCGGCCTGTCCGAGACCGTCACCAACGACGCGATCCTCGCCGCCGCGCCGCCGGAGAAGGCGGGCGCCGCATCCGCGGTCTCGGAGACCGCCTACGAGGTCGGCGCCGTGTTCGGCACCGCGGTGGTCGGCGGCGTGCTGTCCGCGGTCTACCGGAGCACGGTGGTGCTGCCCGACGGGGCACCGGCGGCGGCGGGCGAGACGCTCGGCAGTGCCGTCGACGCCGCCCGCGGGCTGCCGGCCGGCCCGGCCGCCGAGCTGCTGGACTCGGGCCGGGACGCGTTCGTGGCCGGAGTCGATCTCGCGGCCGGGGTGGCGGCGGCGATCGTCGCGGTGGTGCTGGTGACGGCCGGGCTCGGCCTGCGCCGCGCCCACCGGGCGGTGCTGGCCGCCGGGGCCTCCGGGCTCCCGGAGCCTGCGCTGCAACGCTCCGGTCACTGA
- a CDS encoding phosphoenolpyruvate carboxykinase (GTP) has product MTAATVPGTDKAPTTNQAVVAWVQEIAELASPDRVVWCDGSEQEWTRLTDQLVEAGTLTRLEKKPNSFYAASDPDDVARVEERTFICSETEQGAGPTNNWQPPAEMKQTMTELYRGSMRGRTLYVVPFCMGPIDSDDPKIGVEITDSEYVVISMKIMTRMGASVVPLLDVAGDRWVKALHSIGAPLEEGQADVAWPCNETKYISHFPETWEIWSYGSGYGGNALLGKKCYALRIASSMAHDEGWLAEHMLILKLISPEDKAYYVAAAFPSACGKTNLAMLQPTVPGWRAETVGDDIAWMRFGEDGRLYAINPEFGFFGVAPGTNWKTNPNAMRTIEKGNALFTNVALTDDGDVWWEGLEGDPAHLTDWKGNDWTPESGTDAAHANSRYTVPIEQCPVVAPEWDDPKGVPISAILFGGRRKTTIPLVTEARSWQHGTFMGATMSSEKTAAAAGGLGQVRRDPMAMLPFLGYNVGDYFAHWVNIGKGADADKLPKIFYVNWFRRGADGRFLWPGFGENSRVLKWCIERLEGTAAAVETPIGYVPTTDQLDLEGVDADQADVADALAVDVEEWKAEIPLIEEWFATIGGDNLPSSIRDEFEALKQRLGA; this is encoded by the coding sequence ATGACTGCAGCCACCGTTCCGGGCACCGACAAGGCACCGACCACCAACCAGGCCGTTGTCGCCTGGGTGCAGGAGATCGCCGAGCTTGCGTCCCCGGACCGGGTCGTCTGGTGCGACGGGTCGGAGCAGGAGTGGACCCGGCTGACCGACCAGCTGGTCGAGGCGGGCACCCTGACCCGGCTGGAGAAGAAGCCGAACTCCTTCTACGCCGCCTCCGACCCGGACGACGTCGCCCGGGTCGAGGAGCGGACCTTCATCTGCAGCGAGACCGAGCAGGGCGCCGGGCCGACCAACAACTGGCAGCCCCCGGCCGAGATGAAGCAGACGATGACCGAGCTCTACCGGGGCTCGATGCGGGGCCGGACGCTCTACGTCGTCCCGTTCTGCATGGGGCCGATCGACTCCGACGACCCGAAGATCGGTGTCGAGATCACCGACTCCGAGTACGTCGTCATCTCGATGAAGATCATGACCCGGATGGGCGCGAGCGTCGTCCCGCTGCTCGACGTCGCCGGGGACCGCTGGGTGAAGGCTCTGCACTCGATCGGCGCCCCGCTCGAGGAGGGCCAGGCCGACGTCGCGTGGCCGTGCAACGAGACCAAGTACATCAGCCACTTCCCGGAGACCTGGGAGATCTGGAGCTACGGCTCCGGGTACGGCGGCAACGCGCTGCTGGGCAAGAAGTGCTACGCGCTGCGCATCGCCTCGTCGATGGCGCACGACGAGGGCTGGCTCGCCGAGCACATGCTGATCCTCAAGCTGATCAGCCCGGAGGACAAGGCGTACTACGTGGCCGCCGCCTTCCCGAGCGCCTGCGGCAAGACCAACCTCGCGATGCTGCAGCCGACCGTGCCGGGCTGGCGGGCCGAGACCGTCGGTGACGACATCGCCTGGATGCGGTTCGGCGAGGACGGCCGGCTCTACGCGATCAACCCGGAGTTCGGCTTCTTCGGCGTCGCGCCGGGCACCAACTGGAAGACCAACCCGAACGCGATGCGCACGATCGAGAAGGGCAACGCGCTGTTCACCAACGTCGCCCTGACCGACGACGGCGACGTCTGGTGGGAGGGGCTGGAGGGCGACCCGGCGCACCTGACCGACTGGAAGGGCAACGACTGGACGCCCGAGTCGGGCACCGATGCCGCGCACGCGAACTCCCGCTACACGGTGCCGATCGAGCAGTGCCCGGTCGTCGCCCCGGAGTGGGACGACCCGAAGGGCGTCCCGATCTCGGCGATCCTCTTCGGCGGCCGCCGCAAGACCACGATCCCGCTGGTCACCGAGGCGCGCAGCTGGCAGCACGGCACCTTCATGGGTGCCACCATGTCGTCGGAGAAGACCGCGGCCGCCGCCGGCGGGCTGGGCCAGGTCCGGCGCGACCCGATGGCGATGCTGCCGTTCCTCGGCTACAACGTCGGCGACTATTTCGCGCACTGGGTGAACATCGGCAAGGGCGCGGACGCCGACAAGCTCCCGAAGATCTTCTACGTCAACTGGTTCCGCCGCGGAGCCGACGGCCGCTTCCTGTGGCCCGGGTTCGGTGAGAACAGCCGTGTCCTCAAGTGGTGCATCGAGCGGCTGGAGGGCACCGCGGCCGCCGTCGAGACCCCCATCGGCTACGTGCCCACCACCGACCAGCTCGATCTCGAGGGCGTCGATGCCGACCAGGCCGACGTCGCGGACGCGCTGGCCGTCGACGTCGAGGAGTGGAAGGCCGAGATCCCGCTGATCGAGGAGTGGTTCGCCACGATCGGCGGCGACAACCTGCCGTCCTCCATCCGGGACGAGTTCGAGGCGCTCAAGCAGCGCCTGGGCGCCTGA
- a CDS encoding glycosyltransferase family 2 protein, with protein MSVIVPTRNEARNLEIVLPAIAAVRPAVHEVIVVDGNSTDNTVAVARRTLPWARVITQTRKGKGNAMACGFTAATGDVLVMFDADGSADPNEIPGFVDALVNGADFAKGSRFCKGGGSDDITLLRKSGNAGLNTVANRLFGTKYSDLCYGYNAFWADLLPQLELPDPAAPQPEDGSMLWGDGFEIETVLNCRVAAAELKITEVPSVERERMFGETNLRTFADGTRVLRTLMSEHRRMEQRRKASGYAR; from the coding sequence GTGTCGGTCATCGTCCCGACCCGCAACGAGGCGCGGAACCTCGAGATCGTGCTGCCGGCGATCGCCGCGGTGCGCCCCGCGGTGCACGAGGTGATCGTCGTCGACGGCAACTCGACCGACAACACGGTCGCCGTCGCCCGCCGCACGCTGCCATGGGCCCGGGTGATCACCCAGACCCGCAAGGGCAAGGGCAACGCGATGGCCTGCGGTTTCACCGCGGCCACCGGCGATGTCCTGGTGATGTTCGACGCCGACGGCTCGGCCGACCCGAACGAGATCCCCGGCTTCGTCGACGCGCTGGTCAACGGCGCCGACTTCGCCAAGGGCAGCCGGTTCTGCAAGGGCGGCGGCTCGGACGACATCACGCTGCTGCGCAAGTCCGGCAACGCCGGCCTCAACACGGTCGCCAACCGGCTCTTCGGCACGAAGTACTCCGACCTCTGCTACGGCTACAACGCGTTCTGGGCCGACCTGCTCCCGCAGCTCGAGCTCCCGGACCCGGCGGCGCCGCAGCCCGAGGACGGCTCGATGCTCTGGGGCGACGGTTTCGAGATCGAGACCGTGCTGAACTGCCGGGTCGCCGCGGCCGAGCTGAAGATCACCGAGGTGCCGTCGGTCGAGCGTGAGCGCATGTTCGGCGAGACCAACCTGCGGACCTTCGCGGACGGCACCCGGGTGCTGCGTACCCTGATGTCCGAGCACCGTCGCATGGAGCAGCGCCGCAAGGCGTCCGGGTACGCCCGCTAG
- a CDS encoding nitric oxide synthase oxygenase has protein sequence MTGHGRSGGHPVAPGVPDERRPKAVDPAAAEEFLRQVYAETEPELPLRDRLRQVRSEIDRRGVYTHTAHELVFGTRIAWRNSARCIGRLYWQSLQVRDLRHLHDPADVAQESVGHLRAATRGGRIRSTITVFAPDAPARPGPRIRNDQLVRYAGHRNPDGSVVGDPSQVEFTDRVVGMGWPRSQPPGRFDVLPLLITGADGRSRLFDVPPDAVHEVRLRHPEHPWFARLGLRWHSVPAISNMPLEIGGVVYPAAPFNGWYLDTEIGARNLADPDRYDLLPEIAKRLGLDTRSVRTMWKDRAMVELVRAVTYSFDADGVTMADHHTESERFLRHLEKEEAAGRSCPADWSWIVPPMSGSQTPVFHRYYDEPDPDLRPAFLEPHRI, from the coding sequence GTGACCGGCCACGGCAGGTCCGGTGGGCACCCGGTCGCGCCGGGCGTCCCCGACGAGCGACGTCCGAAGGCGGTCGACCCGGCCGCCGCCGAGGAGTTCCTCCGCCAGGTCTACGCCGAGACCGAGCCGGAGCTGCCGCTGCGCGACCGGCTCCGGCAGGTCCGGAGCGAAATCGACCGGCGCGGCGTCTACACCCACACCGCGCACGAGCTCGTGTTCGGCACCCGGATCGCCTGGCGGAACTCGGCGCGCTGCATCGGCCGCCTCTACTGGCAGTCGCTGCAGGTGCGCGACCTGCGGCACCTGCACGACCCGGCCGACGTCGCCCAGGAGAGCGTGGGGCACCTGCGGGCCGCCACCCGCGGCGGCCGGATCCGTTCCACGATCACCGTGTTCGCACCGGATGCCCCGGCCCGGCCGGGTCCGCGGATCCGCAACGACCAGCTGGTGCGCTACGCGGGTCATCGCAACCCGGACGGCTCCGTGGTCGGCGACCCGAGCCAGGTCGAGTTCACCGACCGGGTCGTCGGGATGGGCTGGCCGCGATCGCAGCCACCGGGGCGGTTCGACGTGCTGCCGTTGCTGATCACCGGCGCCGACGGCCGGTCCCGGCTGTTCGACGTCCCGCCGGACGCCGTGCACGAGGTCCGGCTGCGCCATCCCGAGCACCCGTGGTTCGCCCGGCTGGGGCTGCGCTGGCACTCCGTGCCCGCGATCAGCAACATGCCGCTGGAGATCGGCGGCGTCGTCTACCCGGCGGCGCCGTTCAACGGCTGGTACCTCGACACCGAGATCGGCGCCCGCAACCTGGCCGATCCCGACCGCTACGACCTGCTGCCGGAGATCGCGAAGCGGCTCGGGCTGGACACCCGCTCGGTCCGCACCATGTGGAAGGACCGGGCGATGGTCGAGCTGGTCCGCGCCGTCACCTACTCGTTCGACGCCGACGGCGTCACGATGGCCGACCACCACACCGAGTCCGAGCGGTTCCTGCGCCACCTCGAGAAGGAGGAGGCCGCGGGGCGGAGCTGCCCGGCCGACTGGAGCTGGATCGTGCCGCCGATGTCCGGATCCCAGACGCCGGTGTTCCACCGCTACTACGACGAGCCGGATCCGGACCTGCGGCCGGCGTTCCTGGAACCGCACCGGATCTGA
- a CDS encoding DUF6802 family protein: MQVPRAPVRGPDPGAGAAVPVIGPAARDTDHDGLPDTLVVEGPAGTSFWIDTDRDGLADHVVGPVPADPAPVPADPSAGLLDAVAGIPAGR; the protein is encoded by the coding sequence GTGCAGGTGCCGCGTGCACCGGTCCGGGGGCCGGACCCGGGCGCCGGTGCGGCGGTGCCGGTGATCGGCCCGGCCGCCCGGGACACCGATCACGACGGCCTGCCGGACACGCTGGTCGTCGAGGGCCCTGCCGGAACATCGTTCTGGATCGACACCGACCGCGACGGCCTGGCCGATCATGTCGTCGGGCCGGTGCCGGCCGATCCCGCGCCGGTGCCGGCCGATCCTTCGGCCGGGCTGCTCGACGCCGTCGCCGGGATCCCGGCCGGGCGGTGA
- a CDS encoding glycosyltransferase family 2 protein has translation MSALPTASVVVCVYTEKRWFDIRSAVESVLAQDVTPLETIVVVDHNERLHERAEREFGPLGVVVVANDRVQGLSGARNTALDLASGEVVVFLDDDASARPGWLAALLAPYADPDVIGVGGIAHPRWPDGRPRTLPGATPGDPDATGELDWVVGCTYTGQPTERAEMRNLMGCNMSLRAEVFKRVGGFAEDMGRIGKNPLGCEETELCIRARQAYTADGRTPRILFEPKAAVDHRVSDDRVSWRYLLRRGWAEGISKAAVSKVVGTGDSLSTESSYTMKVLPAGVLREARDRNPASAAAIVACFGVTAAGYIRGRLPGASAHVRLPAAGRNTPGA, from the coding sequence GTGAGCGCCCTGCCCACCGCCAGCGTGGTCGTCTGTGTCTACACCGAGAAGCGCTGGTTCGACATCCGCTCGGCCGTCGAATCGGTGCTGGCGCAGGACGTCACACCGCTGGAGACGATCGTCGTCGTCGACCACAACGAGCGGCTGCACGAGCGCGCCGAACGTGAGTTCGGGCCGCTCGGCGTCGTGGTCGTCGCGAACGACCGGGTGCAGGGTCTGTCCGGCGCCCGGAACACCGCGCTCGACCTGGCATCCGGCGAGGTCGTCGTCTTCCTCGACGACGACGCCAGCGCCCGCCCCGGCTGGCTGGCCGCGCTGCTCGCGCCGTACGCCGATCCCGATGTGATCGGGGTCGGCGGGATCGCGCACCCGAGGTGGCCGGACGGCCGCCCCCGCACCCTCCCCGGCGCCACGCCGGGCGATCCGGACGCGACCGGCGAGCTCGACTGGGTCGTCGGCTGCACCTACACCGGCCAGCCCACCGAGCGCGCCGAGATGCGCAACCTGATGGGCTGCAACATGTCGCTGCGGGCCGAGGTCTTCAAGCGGGTCGGCGGATTCGCCGAGGACATGGGCCGGATCGGCAAGAACCCGCTGGGCTGCGAGGAGACCGAGCTCTGCATCCGGGCCCGGCAGGCCTACACCGCCGACGGCCGCACCCCGCGGATCCTGTTCGAGCCGAAGGCCGCCGTCGACCACCGGGTCTCCGACGACCGCGTCTCCTGGCGGTACCTGCTGCGGCGCGGCTGGGCCGAGGGCATCTCGAAGGCCGCCGTCTCCAAGGTCGTCGGCACCGGGGACTCGCTGTCCACCGAGAGCAGCTACACGATGAAGGTGCTCCCGGCCGGTGTGCTCCGCGAGGCACGGGACCGCAATCCCGCATCGGCCGCCGCCATCGTGGCCTGCTTCGGCGTCACCGCGGCCGGCTACATCCGGGGCAGACTGCCCGGCGCCTCCGCACACGTGCGGCTGCCCGCTGCCGGCCGGAACACCCCCGGTGCCTGA
- a CDS encoding TetR/AcrR family transcriptional regulator, which produces MAERRNAGPPARDRVLDAYETLLIEQGPGGATLDAVAAIAEVSKGGLLYHFSSKDSLVGGLLERLRERSARDAEQMRTDPDGAVAYYLRTSVPGGESPVGLTRTYLAALRIADGSTTGAPARDALAAVDADGLAALREEIEDPVLAWLVQLVGDGLYLRTLTGAPLTGGVSPDELHGRLRELVFRRS; this is translated from the coding sequence ATGGCGGAGCGGCGGAACGCAGGACCACCGGCCCGCGACCGGGTACTCGACGCGTACGAGACGCTGCTCATCGAGCAGGGCCCCGGCGGGGCCACCCTGGATGCCGTCGCCGCGATCGCCGAGGTCTCCAAGGGCGGCCTGCTCTACCACTTCTCCTCGAAGGATTCGCTGGTCGGCGGGCTGCTCGAGCGGCTGCGCGAGCGCAGTGCCCGCGACGCCGAACAGATGCGCACCGATCCGGACGGCGCCGTCGCCTACTACCTGCGGACCTCGGTCCCCGGCGGCGAGTCACCGGTCGGGCTGACCCGCACCTACCTCGCCGCGCTGCGGATCGCCGACGGCAGCACGACGGGCGCCCCCGCCCGGGACGCACTCGCCGCGGTCGACGCCGACGGCCTCGCCGCGCTCCGCGAGGAGATCGAGGATCCGGTGCTCGCCTGGCTGGTGCAGCTGGTGGGGGACGGGTTGTACCTGCGCACCCTGACCGGGGCACCGCTCACCGGCGGCGTCTCGCCCGACGAGCTGCACGGCAGGCTCCGGGAGCTGGTGTTCCGCCGGTCCTGA
- a CDS encoding UbiX family flavin prenyltransferase: MIPDLTPRLIVGMSGASGVAYGIRILELLRDTPIETHLVVSRAARLTLSQETDMSPAELESLADVVHPHQNVGATISSGSFRTMGMVVAPCSVKTMSEIASGNTSNLLSRAADVTLKERRRLVLMVRETPLHRNHLRTMTELSELGAVIAPPVPAFYTRPESLADMVDHTVGRVLDLFDVESGTSTRWDGLRAGPHRVDVPE; encoded by the coding sequence ATGATTCCTGATCTCACCCCACGGCTGATCGTCGGCATGTCCGGCGCGTCGGGTGTCGCCTACGGCATCCGGATCCTCGAGCTGTTGCGGGACACCCCGATCGAGACCCACCTGGTGGTGAGCCGGGCCGCCCGGCTCACACTGAGCCAGGAGACCGACATGTCGCCCGCCGAGCTGGAGTCGCTGGCCGACGTCGTGCACCCGCACCAGAACGTCGGCGCGACCATCTCCAGCGGCTCCTTCCGGACGATGGGCATGGTCGTCGCGCCGTGCTCGGTCAAGACGATGTCGGAGATCGCGAGCGGCAACACCTCGAACCTGCTCTCCCGGGCCGCGGACGTGACCCTGAAGGAGCGTCGCCGGCTCGTCCTGATGGTCCGCGAGACCCCGCTGCACCGGAACCACCTGCGCACGATGACCGAGCTGAGCGAGCTCGGCGCCGTCATCGCCCCACCGGTGCCCGCCTTCTACACCCGGCCGGAGTCGCTGGCCGACATGGTCGACCACACCGTCGGCCGGGTGCTCGACCTGTTCGACGTGGAGAGCGGCACCAGCACCCGGTGGGACGGCCTGCGGGCCGGCCCGCACCGGGTGGACGTTCCGGAGTGA